In Odontesthes bonariensis isolate fOdoBon6 chromosome 20, fOdoBon6.hap1, whole genome shotgun sequence, a genomic segment contains:
- the LOC142370165 gene encoding uncharacterized protein LOC142370165 isoform X1: MALSNLFTGLPTFDEDVRSQDRSGVTYRNESPDGRRGRKRKTQAGQPDYYMKRRCHQPQTTTTYGENTQANRYQRQGNDGEHKGLGHTKEMTNSYKPGCNARHSKSQKNKSKNGKRTEKHQQYTDRSNYRNGPVSRKARTRRDVNKVKTKFMTQEFKEQNGLLVNGRLICRHFLRGRCIKANDCQLDHVQGHNDLIKDVCKFYVQGACSKGESCPYMHKSFPCKFFHRKGKCFQGEDCKFSHEPLDDVTEQLLDKVLKIENDRHELAKKTSEESSVKTEESETTETNGNPEIVIHPLRPSFYNCSEAEKETSTCQTEASSDATDVPVSDAAQPPSPPSTPHNQEEPVCYSVEAVLGPQLSRPFPSFFTTPGTKETTFGQTSTPRSAQTVSYAPKITSEEISVPLFSSQKRNGKVSLNKRDEVSISKQRMYKSLPSLRVSTGLTSKTYADHYLNSGDHKKLDADMSECQEDVEITSHKVKPEKSASSESKGDETLTSQTLPTKLKPHLCCPTFDSQSFRKPFPPSLAFKELKGRAAGPIERVSGSIKTKDSGNAAAFHRFAAKQFSEIHQSSKKRQSNIKPSTLESYSSDVTPEARSKMSSHSDLSVGCNKTLSASLLNDSVTPASDSVTAPASPQAVIKSEDVTRKKTSATSFLSLFATPLVETPASFQCLPSQTAHPTTPPCSQQSVENTSSIRKQRAPGLKSPVPRPVRKNANQTSHRLESPKLSLKNENDPEKHLVTPVCSLMSDCPSDPSTIQTVQQLPDITSSRDSAVETSSNSFLKTLFLSLKPYKEDGDQQHRSQSIVHSESEKKSGAGCALEPQQKSERDDGDKKNMSPVSLRRCSETAAEHSAEHRPSSQIPKSSSVAAGALTVGGPGLTQSSGRNSGTHTFPFKRVTPLMQHHTRPRAKHASEEGGNVALTPFKDLFKTLDTSVFHLGH; the protein is encoded by the exons ATGGCTTTATCAAACTTGTTCACGGGACTGCCAACCTTCGATGAAGACGTCAGGAGTCAGGATCGTTCAGGCGTCACATACCG gAACGAGTCTCCGGATGGtagaagaggcagaaagaggaaaacacagGCTGGGCAGCCCGATTATTACATGAAG AGGAGATGTCACCAGCCCCAGACCACCACAACTTATGGTGAAAACACCCAAGCCAACCGCTACCAAAGGCAGGGCAATGACGGTGAGCATAAAGGTCTTGGCCACACTAAAGAAATGACAAACAGCTATAAACCTGGCTGCAATGCCAGACACAGCAAAAGTcagaaaaataaatctaaaaatgGAAAGAGGACGGAGAAACATCAGCAGTACACAGACCGAAGTAATTACAGAAATGGACCGGTGTCAAGAAAAGCTAGAACCCGTAGAGACGTCAATAAG GTGAAAACAAAATTCATGACTCAAGAGTTTAAGGAGCAGAATGGGTTGTTGGTGAACGGACGGTTAATTTGTCGACATTTCCTCCGGGGGCGATGCATCAAG GCTAATGACTGCCAACTGGATCACGTTCAGGGGCACAATGATCTCATCAAAGACGTCTGCAAATTTTACGTTCAAGGAGCATGCTCCAAAGGGGAGAGCTGCCCATACATGCACAA GTCATTTCCGTGCAAGTTTTTTCACAGAAAAGGAAAATGCTTTCAAGGAGAAGATTGCAAGTTTTCCCATGAGCCACTTGATGACGTCACTGAACAACTGTTGGATAAG GTTTTAAAAATCGAAAATGATCGGCATGAACTTGCCAAAAAAACTAGTGAGGAGTCGTCCGTGAAAACAGAGGAGTCTGAAACCACAGAAACAAATGGGAACCCCGAAATAGTGATACATCCACTCAG GCCTAGCTTTTACAACTGCAGCGAGGCTGAGAAGGAAACGTCAACATGTCAGACGGAGGCATCGTCCGACGCCACAGATGTGCCCGTGTCAGACGCTGCCCAGCCTCCCAGCCCTCCATCAACCCCTCATAACCAAGAGGAGCCAGTTTGTTATTCAGTGGAAGCTGTGCTTGGACCTCAGCTGTCCAGACCTTTCCCCAGTTTCTTTACAACTCCCGGAACTAAAGAAACTACGTTTGGCCAAACATCTACCCCTCGCAGTGCACAAACTGTGTCCTATGCTCCAAAGATAACCTCAGAAGAAATCTCAGTCCCTTTATTTAGCTCGCAAAAACGAAATGGGAAGGTATCACTAAATAAAAGAGATGAAGTGAGCATATCCAAGCAACGAATGTACAAGAGCTTGCCATCCCTCCGAGTGAGCACCGGCCTGACTTCAAAGACTTACGCTGACCATTATCTTAATTCTGGAGATCATAAGAAACTAGATGCAGATATGTCAGAATGCCAGGAAGATGTTGAAATAACTTCGCATAAAGTCAAACCAGAGAAGTCTGCATCCTCTGAAAGCAAAGGAGATGAAACGCTCACAAGTCAGACATTACCTACCAAACTGAAGCCACATCTTTGTTGTCCGACATTTGATTCACAGTCTTTCAGAAAGCCTTTCCCTCCATCCTTGGCTTTCAAGGAGTTGAAAGGCAGAGCTGCTGGTCCTATTGAACGTGTGAGTGGCTCTATTAAGACAAAAGACTCTGGAAACGCTGCTGCGTTTCATCGTTTTGCAGCAAAACAATTCAGTGAGATCCACCAAAGCTCTAAGAAAAGACAATCTAATATCAAACCGAGCACACTGGAGTCTTATTCATCTGACGTCACCCCAGAGGCCCGCAGTAAAATGTCAAGTCATAGTGATCTTTCAGTTGGATGTAATAAGACCCTTTCTGCCAGCcttctcaatgatagtgtgacgCCAGCATCTGACTCCGTGACAGCTCCAGCTTCTCCTCAAGCCGTGATCAAGTCTGAAGATGTGACCAGAAAGAAAACCTCTGCCACATCCTTCCTCAGCCTTTTTGCAACCCCTCTCGTTGAGACTCCTGCCTCTTTCCAGTGCTTGCCTTCTCAAACGGCTCACCCTACAACTCCTCCCTGCAGTCAGCAGTCAGTTGAGAACACATCCTCGATCCGCAAACAAAGAGCTCCTGGTTTAAAGTCTCCTGTCCCACGCCCGGTCAGAAAAAATGCCAATCAAACTTCTCACAGGCTGGAATCTCCTAAATTGTCCCTTAAGAATGAGAATGATCCTGAAAAGCATCTGGTGACTCCAGTTTGCAGCCTCATGTCCGATTGTCCCAGTGATCCATCTACAATTCAGACTGTGCAGCAGCTGCCAGACATTACATCCTCCAGAG ACTCTGCTGTAGAAACCTCTTCAAATTCATTTCTGAAAACCCTCTTTCTGAGTCTGAAGCCGTACAAAGAGGATGGAGATCAACAGCACCGTAGTCAGAGCATCGTCCACTCAG AGAGTGAAAAGAAGAGCGGTGCGGGCTGTGCGTTGGAGCCTcagcagaagagtgaaagagatgATGGAGATAAAAAGAACATG AGTCCAGTTTCCCTCAGACGTTGCTCTGAGACAGCAGCTGAACACTCAGCAGAGCACCGGCCCTCCTCTCAGATTCCTAAGAGCTCCTCCGTGGCAGCTGGGGCTCTGACCGTCGGCGGTCCAGGTCTGACCCAGTCTTCAGGGAGAAACTCTGGAACACACACCTTCCCATTCAAACGGGTGACGCCACTGATGCAGCATCACACGCGACCGAGAGCAAAGCACGCCTCAGAGGAAGGAGGAAATGTGGCCCTGACTCCATTTAAGGACCTTTTTAAGACTTTAGACACCTCAGTTTTCCACCTGGGGCATTAA
- the LOC142370165 gene encoding uncharacterized protein LOC142370165 isoform X2 codes for MKRRCHQPQTTTTYGENTQANRYQRQGNDGEHKGLGHTKEMTNSYKPGCNARHSKSQKNKSKNGKRTEKHQQYTDRSNYRNGPVSRKARTRRDVNKVKTKFMTQEFKEQNGLLVNGRLICRHFLRGRCIKANDCQLDHVQGHNDLIKDVCKFYVQGACSKGESCPYMHKSFPCKFFHRKGKCFQGEDCKFSHEPLDDVTEQLLDKVLKIENDRHELAKKTSEESSVKTEESETTETNGNPEIVIHPLRPSFYNCSEAEKETSTCQTEASSDATDVPVSDAAQPPSPPSTPHNQEEPVCYSVEAVLGPQLSRPFPSFFTTPGTKETTFGQTSTPRSAQTVSYAPKITSEEISVPLFSSQKRNGKVSLNKRDEVSISKQRMYKSLPSLRVSTGLTSKTYADHYLNSGDHKKLDADMSECQEDVEITSHKVKPEKSASSESKGDETLTSQTLPTKLKPHLCCPTFDSQSFRKPFPPSLAFKELKGRAAGPIERVSGSIKTKDSGNAAAFHRFAAKQFSEIHQSSKKRQSNIKPSTLESYSSDVTPEARSKMSSHSDLSVGCNKTLSASLLNDSVTPASDSVTAPASPQAVIKSEDVTRKKTSATSFLSLFATPLVETPASFQCLPSQTAHPTTPPCSQQSVENTSSIRKQRAPGLKSPVPRPVRKNANQTSHRLESPKLSLKNENDPEKHLVTPVCSLMSDCPSDPSTIQTVQQLPDITSSRDSAVETSSNSFLKTLFLSLKPYKEDGDQQHRSQSIVHSESEKKSGAGCALEPQQKSERDDGDKKNMSPVSLRRCSETAAEHSAEHRPSSQIPKSSSVAAGALTVGGPGLTQSSGRNSGTHTFPFKRVTPLMQHHTRPRAKHASEEGGNVALTPFKDLFKTLDTSVFHLGH; via the exons ATGAAG AGGAGATGTCACCAGCCCCAGACCACCACAACTTATGGTGAAAACACCCAAGCCAACCGCTACCAAAGGCAGGGCAATGACGGTGAGCATAAAGGTCTTGGCCACACTAAAGAAATGACAAACAGCTATAAACCTGGCTGCAATGCCAGACACAGCAAAAGTcagaaaaataaatctaaaaatgGAAAGAGGACGGAGAAACATCAGCAGTACACAGACCGAAGTAATTACAGAAATGGACCGGTGTCAAGAAAAGCTAGAACCCGTAGAGACGTCAATAAG GTGAAAACAAAATTCATGACTCAAGAGTTTAAGGAGCAGAATGGGTTGTTGGTGAACGGACGGTTAATTTGTCGACATTTCCTCCGGGGGCGATGCATCAAG GCTAATGACTGCCAACTGGATCACGTTCAGGGGCACAATGATCTCATCAAAGACGTCTGCAAATTTTACGTTCAAGGAGCATGCTCCAAAGGGGAGAGCTGCCCATACATGCACAA GTCATTTCCGTGCAAGTTTTTTCACAGAAAAGGAAAATGCTTTCAAGGAGAAGATTGCAAGTTTTCCCATGAGCCACTTGATGACGTCACTGAACAACTGTTGGATAAG GTTTTAAAAATCGAAAATGATCGGCATGAACTTGCCAAAAAAACTAGTGAGGAGTCGTCCGTGAAAACAGAGGAGTCTGAAACCACAGAAACAAATGGGAACCCCGAAATAGTGATACATCCACTCAG GCCTAGCTTTTACAACTGCAGCGAGGCTGAGAAGGAAACGTCAACATGTCAGACGGAGGCATCGTCCGACGCCACAGATGTGCCCGTGTCAGACGCTGCCCAGCCTCCCAGCCCTCCATCAACCCCTCATAACCAAGAGGAGCCAGTTTGTTATTCAGTGGAAGCTGTGCTTGGACCTCAGCTGTCCAGACCTTTCCCCAGTTTCTTTACAACTCCCGGAACTAAAGAAACTACGTTTGGCCAAACATCTACCCCTCGCAGTGCACAAACTGTGTCCTATGCTCCAAAGATAACCTCAGAAGAAATCTCAGTCCCTTTATTTAGCTCGCAAAAACGAAATGGGAAGGTATCACTAAATAAAAGAGATGAAGTGAGCATATCCAAGCAACGAATGTACAAGAGCTTGCCATCCCTCCGAGTGAGCACCGGCCTGACTTCAAAGACTTACGCTGACCATTATCTTAATTCTGGAGATCATAAGAAACTAGATGCAGATATGTCAGAATGCCAGGAAGATGTTGAAATAACTTCGCATAAAGTCAAACCAGAGAAGTCTGCATCCTCTGAAAGCAAAGGAGATGAAACGCTCACAAGTCAGACATTACCTACCAAACTGAAGCCACATCTTTGTTGTCCGACATTTGATTCACAGTCTTTCAGAAAGCCTTTCCCTCCATCCTTGGCTTTCAAGGAGTTGAAAGGCAGAGCTGCTGGTCCTATTGAACGTGTGAGTGGCTCTATTAAGACAAAAGACTCTGGAAACGCTGCTGCGTTTCATCGTTTTGCAGCAAAACAATTCAGTGAGATCCACCAAAGCTCTAAGAAAAGACAATCTAATATCAAACCGAGCACACTGGAGTCTTATTCATCTGACGTCACCCCAGAGGCCCGCAGTAAAATGTCAAGTCATAGTGATCTTTCAGTTGGATGTAATAAGACCCTTTCTGCCAGCcttctcaatgatagtgtgacgCCAGCATCTGACTCCGTGACAGCTCCAGCTTCTCCTCAAGCCGTGATCAAGTCTGAAGATGTGACCAGAAAGAAAACCTCTGCCACATCCTTCCTCAGCCTTTTTGCAACCCCTCTCGTTGAGACTCCTGCCTCTTTCCAGTGCTTGCCTTCTCAAACGGCTCACCCTACAACTCCTCCCTGCAGTCAGCAGTCAGTTGAGAACACATCCTCGATCCGCAAACAAAGAGCTCCTGGTTTAAAGTCTCCTGTCCCACGCCCGGTCAGAAAAAATGCCAATCAAACTTCTCACAGGCTGGAATCTCCTAAATTGTCCCTTAAGAATGAGAATGATCCTGAAAAGCATCTGGTGACTCCAGTTTGCAGCCTCATGTCCGATTGTCCCAGTGATCCATCTACAATTCAGACTGTGCAGCAGCTGCCAGACATTACATCCTCCAGAG ACTCTGCTGTAGAAACCTCTTCAAATTCATTTCTGAAAACCCTCTTTCTGAGTCTGAAGCCGTACAAAGAGGATGGAGATCAACAGCACCGTAGTCAGAGCATCGTCCACTCAG AGAGTGAAAAGAAGAGCGGTGCGGGCTGTGCGTTGGAGCCTcagcagaagagtgaaagagatgATGGAGATAAAAAGAACATG AGTCCAGTTTCCCTCAGACGTTGCTCTGAGACAGCAGCTGAACACTCAGCAGAGCACCGGCCCTCCTCTCAGATTCCTAAGAGCTCCTCCGTGGCAGCTGGGGCTCTGACCGTCGGCGGTCCAGGTCTGACCCAGTCTTCAGGGAGAAACTCTGGAACACACACCTTCCCATTCAAACGGGTGACGCCACTGATGCAGCATCACACGCGACCGAGAGCAAAGCACGCCTCAGAGGAAGGAGGAAATGTGGCCCTGACTCCATTTAAGGACCTTTTTAAGACTTTAGACACCTCAGTTTTCCACCTGGGGCATTAA
- the mynn gene encoding myoneurin isoform X1: protein MMAHVSTHGKLLLQRLYQQREMDFLCDITIMVKDVEFRAHRNILAAFSHYFSSQAEKGQDITTLDPDKVSRYSLEKLLEFVYTGQMNLSSTRQAAVRRAAVFLGMSEATKYLEEILHWSEPSETSQSEVDKEAGLSPPSPGSAGSPSSPLPLSIISVTGDWHEQGGDGQDQDYDPGDVDLEYGERSDDEYTPTMRSVGRGMGRKRGRGRKSFSGEQVDQSSSADGAPKVQTYRGRGRGRGRGRGRGRGRGGLRSEEDLCAGDSDTSVKDFGDTSADWSPSREDEPLVKKPRLSGGEGRRGRGRGRGRGRGRGRGRGRGRRRVKEEEDESGEMGADDEEEGEPGEQDPSELDELSLTCTECGKTFKDLSSLRRHEKIHKGLKPFSCIFCSKTFRQATQLKTHLRIHTGEKPFSCSECDKCFAQKCQLVAHRRMHHGEEKPYTCDRCGFKFATSSNYKIHIRLHSGEKPYVCDICGQAFAQSSTLTYHKRRHTGEKPYQCDLCGMSFSVSSSLIAHARKHTGETPYKCSQTNCDAKFVTSSELKKHMRRLHPDGNSGVQCLLCGNRFASVKNMIKHQEKAHAEEVRQHKERARAVVLLASSHPVAFVQSKLSQENKGLVSIPEGEPLNPEPATPNPKATPPSAASSDAATTEVDNATSTTVDAIAIQDFKTEPTHLPLSATEQVTFEADQEQTINSDTLHALVEQLRPQASPAQSLEQIVIIRTVDTTENNPPQQ from the exons A TGATGGCTCATGTCTCCACCCATGGGAAGCTGCTGTTGCAGCGCCTCTATCAGCAGCGGGAGATGGACTTCCTGTGTGATATAACCATAATGGTGAAAGACGTGGAGTTCAGAGCTCACCGCAACATTCTCGCCGCCTTCAGCCACTATTTCTCCTCCCAGGCTGAAAAGGGTCAAGATATCACAACTCTGGACCCTGATAAAGTCAGCCGGTACTCTCTGGAGAAGCTTCTGGAGTTTGTCTACACCGGACAGATGAATCTCAGCAG CACCAGACAAGCAGCTGTGCGACGAGCGGCCGTGTTTCTTGGAATGTCTGAGGCTACAAAGTATCTGGAGGAAATCCTACATTGGTCTGAGCCCAGTGAGACGTCCCAGTCAGAGGTGGATAAAGAAGCTGGCCTGTCTCCACCCAGTCCTGGTTCTGCTGGCAGCCCCAGTTCCCCGCTTCCCCTGTCTATCATCTCTGTGACAGGAGACTGGCATGAACAGGGCGGGGATGGTCAAGACCAGGATTATGATCCCGGAGATGTAGATTTAGAATACGGAGAAAGAAGCGATGACGAGTACACCCCCACAATGAGGAGTGTTGGGAGAGGGATGGGCAGGAAGAGAGGTAGAGGACGGAAGAGTTTCAGCGGCGAGCAGGTGGACCAGAGCAGCTCAGCTGACGGCGCACCCAAAGTCCAGACCTAcagggggagggggagaggcAGAGGGAGGGGTAGGGGAAGGGGAAGAGGCAGAGGCGGGTTGAGAAGTGAAGAAGATCTGTGTGCGGGCGACTCTGACACGAGTGTGAAGGACTTTGGAGACACCTCTGCAGACTGGAGCCCCTCACGGGAGGACGAGCCGCTGGTCAAGAAACCTCGGCTGAGCGGAGGAGAGGGGAGGAGAGGACGAGGCCGGGGgagggggagagggagaggcagggggagagggagaggccGTGGCAGGAGGAGGGtcaaggaggaggaagatgagagtGGCGAGATGGGAGCAGATGATGAGGAGGAAGGTGAACCTGGGGAGCAGGATCCGTCTGAACTGGACGAGCTGTCGCTGACGTGCACCGAATGCGGCAAAACGTTCAAAGATTTGAGCAGCCTGCGGCGACACGAGAAAATCCACAAGGGGCTGAAGCCATTTTCCTGCATCTTCTGCTCCAAGACCTTCAGACAAGCCACGCagctgaaaacacacctgcgcatacacacag GCGAGAAGCCGTTCAGTTGCAGCGAGTGCGACAAGTGTTTTGCCCAGAAGTGTCAGCTGGTTGCTCACCGCCGGATGCACCACGGAGAGGAGAAGCCCTACACCTGCGACCGCTGTGGGTTCAAGTTCGCTACTTCATCCAACTACAAAATACACATCAG GCTGCACAGTGGGGAGAAGCCGTACGTCTGTGACATCTGTGGTCAGGCGTTCGCTCAGTCCAGCACTCTGACGTACCACAAACGGCGGCACACCGGAGAGAAGCCGTACCAGTGCGATCTGTGCGGCATGTCATTCTCCGTTTCCTCCTCTCTCATCGCACATGCACGAAAACACACAG GCGAGACTCCGTACAAATGTTCACAAACAAATTGTGATGCAAAATTTGTCACATCTTCCGAACTGAAGAAACACATGCGGCGACTTCACCCCG ATGGAAACTCAGGTGTGCAGTGCCTGCTGTGTGGAAACCGATTTGCCAGCGTGAAGAACATGATCAAACACCAGGAGAAGGCTCACGCTGAAGAGGTGCGGCAGCACAAGGAGCGGGCCCGAGCTG TCGTCCTTCTTGCTTCCAGCCATCCTGTGGCTTTTGTCCAGAGTAAACTCTCCCAGGAAAACAAAGGCTTGGTTTCCATCCCTGAGGGTGAGCCGCTCAATCCTGAACCGGCCACCCCCAACCCCAAAGCCACACCACCGTCCGCAGCCTCCTCTGACGCCGCCACCACTGAAGTGGACAACGCCACCAGCACCACCGTTGATGCTATTGCTATTCAGGACTTTAAGACAGAGCCCACCCATCTCCCTCTGTCCGCCACCGAACAGGTGACCTTCGAAGCCGACCAGGAGCAGACCATCAACTCAGACACCCTCCATGCTCTGGTGGAGCAGCTGCGGCCGCAGGCCTCGCCCGCCCAAAGCCTGGAGCAGATAGTCATCATCAGGACGGTGGACACCACCGAGAACAACCCCCCTCAGCAGTGA
- the mynn gene encoding myoneurin isoform X2, whose protein sequence is MAHVSTHGKLLLQRLYQQREMDFLCDITIMVKDVEFRAHRNILAAFSHYFSSQAEKGQDITTLDPDKVSRYSLEKLLEFVYTGQMNLSSTRQAAVRRAAVFLGMSEATKYLEEILHWSEPSETSQSEVDKEAGLSPPSPGSAGSPSSPLPLSIISVTGDWHEQGGDGQDQDYDPGDVDLEYGERSDDEYTPTMRSVGRGMGRKRGRGRKSFSGEQVDQSSSADGAPKVQTYRGRGRGRGRGRGRGRGRGGLRSEEDLCAGDSDTSVKDFGDTSADWSPSREDEPLVKKPRLSGGEGRRGRGRGRGRGRGRGRGRGRGRRRVKEEEDESGEMGADDEEEGEPGEQDPSELDELSLTCTECGKTFKDLSSLRRHEKIHKGLKPFSCIFCSKTFRQATQLKTHLRIHTGEKPFSCSECDKCFAQKCQLVAHRRMHHGEEKPYTCDRCGFKFATSSNYKIHIRLHSGEKPYVCDICGQAFAQSSTLTYHKRRHTGEKPYQCDLCGMSFSVSSSLIAHARKHTGETPYKCSQTNCDAKFVTSSELKKHMRRLHPDGNSGVQCLLCGNRFASVKNMIKHQEKAHAEEVRQHKERARAVVLLASSHPVAFVQSKLSQENKGLVSIPEGEPLNPEPATPNPKATPPSAASSDAATTEVDNATSTTVDAIAIQDFKTEPTHLPLSATEQVTFEADQEQTINSDTLHALVEQLRPQASPAQSLEQIVIIRTVDTTENNPPQQ, encoded by the exons ATGGCTCATGTCTCCACCCATGGGAAGCTGCTGTTGCAGCGCCTCTATCAGCAGCGGGAGATGGACTTCCTGTGTGATATAACCATAATGGTGAAAGACGTGGAGTTCAGAGCTCACCGCAACATTCTCGCCGCCTTCAGCCACTATTTCTCCTCCCAGGCTGAAAAGGGTCAAGATATCACAACTCTGGACCCTGATAAAGTCAGCCGGTACTCTCTGGAGAAGCTTCTGGAGTTTGTCTACACCGGACAGATGAATCTCAGCAG CACCAGACAAGCAGCTGTGCGACGAGCGGCCGTGTTTCTTGGAATGTCTGAGGCTACAAAGTATCTGGAGGAAATCCTACATTGGTCTGAGCCCAGTGAGACGTCCCAGTCAGAGGTGGATAAAGAAGCTGGCCTGTCTCCACCCAGTCCTGGTTCTGCTGGCAGCCCCAGTTCCCCGCTTCCCCTGTCTATCATCTCTGTGACAGGAGACTGGCATGAACAGGGCGGGGATGGTCAAGACCAGGATTATGATCCCGGAGATGTAGATTTAGAATACGGAGAAAGAAGCGATGACGAGTACACCCCCACAATGAGGAGTGTTGGGAGAGGGATGGGCAGGAAGAGAGGTAGAGGACGGAAGAGTTTCAGCGGCGAGCAGGTGGACCAGAGCAGCTCAGCTGACGGCGCACCCAAAGTCCAGACCTAcagggggagggggagaggcAGAGGGAGGGGTAGGGGAAGGGGAAGAGGCAGAGGCGGGTTGAGAAGTGAAGAAGATCTGTGTGCGGGCGACTCTGACACGAGTGTGAAGGACTTTGGAGACACCTCTGCAGACTGGAGCCCCTCACGGGAGGACGAGCCGCTGGTCAAGAAACCTCGGCTGAGCGGAGGAGAGGGGAGGAGAGGACGAGGCCGGGGgagggggagagggagaggcagggggagagggagaggccGTGGCAGGAGGAGGGtcaaggaggaggaagatgagagtGGCGAGATGGGAGCAGATGATGAGGAGGAAGGTGAACCTGGGGAGCAGGATCCGTCTGAACTGGACGAGCTGTCGCTGACGTGCACCGAATGCGGCAAAACGTTCAAAGATTTGAGCAGCCTGCGGCGACACGAGAAAATCCACAAGGGGCTGAAGCCATTTTCCTGCATCTTCTGCTCCAAGACCTTCAGACAAGCCACGCagctgaaaacacacctgcgcatacacacag GCGAGAAGCCGTTCAGTTGCAGCGAGTGCGACAAGTGTTTTGCCCAGAAGTGTCAGCTGGTTGCTCACCGCCGGATGCACCACGGAGAGGAGAAGCCCTACACCTGCGACCGCTGTGGGTTCAAGTTCGCTACTTCATCCAACTACAAAATACACATCAG GCTGCACAGTGGGGAGAAGCCGTACGTCTGTGACATCTGTGGTCAGGCGTTCGCTCAGTCCAGCACTCTGACGTACCACAAACGGCGGCACACCGGAGAGAAGCCGTACCAGTGCGATCTGTGCGGCATGTCATTCTCCGTTTCCTCCTCTCTCATCGCACATGCACGAAAACACACAG GCGAGACTCCGTACAAATGTTCACAAACAAATTGTGATGCAAAATTTGTCACATCTTCCGAACTGAAGAAACACATGCGGCGACTTCACCCCG ATGGAAACTCAGGTGTGCAGTGCCTGCTGTGTGGAAACCGATTTGCCAGCGTGAAGAACATGATCAAACACCAGGAGAAGGCTCACGCTGAAGAGGTGCGGCAGCACAAGGAGCGGGCCCGAGCTG TCGTCCTTCTTGCTTCCAGCCATCCTGTGGCTTTTGTCCAGAGTAAACTCTCCCAGGAAAACAAAGGCTTGGTTTCCATCCCTGAGGGTGAGCCGCTCAATCCTGAACCGGCCACCCCCAACCCCAAAGCCACACCACCGTCCGCAGCCTCCTCTGACGCCGCCACCACTGAAGTGGACAACGCCACCAGCACCACCGTTGATGCTATTGCTATTCAGGACTTTAAGACAGAGCCCACCCATCTCCCTCTGTCCGCCACCGAACAGGTGACCTTCGAAGCCGACCAGGAGCAGACCATCAACTCAGACACCCTCCATGCTCTGGTGGAGCAGCTGCGGCCGCAGGCCTCGCCCGCCCAAAGCCTGGAGCAGATAGTCATCATCAGGACGGTGGACACCACCGAGAACAACCCCCCTCAGCAGTGA